ACCGCTTCCGCTGAGGCCTCTTGACCATGCCGACGCCCATTCTCGATTTCGATGCCCTCGCACACGCCATCTCAGGCCGCACGGTGCTGTGCATCGGCGACATCATGCTGGACGAGTTCGTCTATGGCGAGGTGTCGCGGATCTCGCCGGAAGCGCCCGCGCCGGTGATCTCGGCCCAGCGCAGCGAGATCCATATCGGCGGCGCCGGCAACGTCGCACGCAACGTCGCCGCCCTCGGTGCGCGCTGCATCTTCGTTGGCCTCGTCGGCGAGGACGATCCGGGCAGGCGCCTCGCCTCCGCGCTGGCGGAGCACGCCGGCATCGACAGCGTTCTGGTGTGCGACCCCTCGCGCCCGACCACGCGAAAAGTCCGCTTCGTCTCCGAGCATTTTTCCACGCACATGCTGCGTGCGGATTGGGAGCAGGCGCTGCCGGCCTCCGATGCGACCGAGACGAAGCTGATCGAGGCGATCCTGCCGCAGATCGCGCGCGCCGACATCGTGCTGCTGTCCGACTACGCCAAGGGCGTTTTGACCGCACGCGTGACCCGCCACACCATCGATGCCGCGCGAAAGCTCGGCAAGCCCGTCATCGTCGATCCCAAGAGCCTGAACTGGGCGATCTATCGCGGCGCGACGCTGCTCACGCCCAACCGCAAGGAATTTTCGGAAGCGACGCGGAGCCGCGCCGACACCACGCAGAGCATCGTCGATGCCAGCGAGGACGTGATGCGGCTCGCCGATTGCGAGGCGATCCTGGTCACGCTCGGCGAGCACGGCATGACGCTGGTGCCGCGCAGCGGCGAGGCCGTCCATGTGCCGGCCTTCCCGGTGAAGGTGCGCGACGTCTCCGGCGCCGGCGACACCGTCGCCGCCGCGCTTGCGGTGTCGCTCGCAGCGGGCGCCGACTGGGACACGGCGCTGCGCATGGCCAATGCGGCCGCCGCCGTCGCCGTCGGCAAGCAGGGCACCGCCAGCGTGAACGCGGCCGAACTGCGGCGAAAGATCCTGCCGCATGCCTATCTCGCCGCCGAGGAGAAAATCGTGCTCGAGCCTGATACGCTCGACGCGCAGCTTGCGGAATGGAGGAAACAGGACCTGCGGGTCGGCTTCACCAACGGCTGTTTCGACATCCTCCATCCCGGCCACGTCAAGGTGTTGACCGCGGCGCGTGCCGCCTGCGACCGCCTGATCGTGGGTCTCAACAGCGACGCCTCGGTGCGGCGCCTCAAGGGTGCCGATCGCCCGGTCCAGGACGAGCGCGCGCGTGCCGAGGTGCTGGCTGCGCTGGAGGCCGTCGATCTCGTCGTCATCTTCGAAGAGGACACGCCGATCGAGCTGATCACCAGGATCAAGCCCGGCGTGCTGGTGAAGGGCGGCGACTACACCCGCGAGCAGGTCGTCGGTCACGAGGTCGTCGAGGCCGCGGGCGGGACGGTCGTGCTGGTCGACATTCTCCAGGGCTTCAGCACCACCGCGCTGGTGCATCGCGCGCGGGGAGGGGGTCAGTGACCGCGCTCGCCCGCCAGATGGCCGGCCAGATGCTGCTTCGGCGCCTGCGCAGCCCGGCGGCCTGGCGCGAGGCGGTCGACATATTTGCGGTCCTGACCGCGGCTTCGCTGCCGTGGTCGACGTCGCTCGCGGGGATCTTCAACGCGCTGCTGCTGCTCTGCATGGTGCCGTTTCTCGACGTCCGCGCGTTCCTGCAATCGCTCAAGCGTCCGATCTGCGTTGCGCCGATCGCGCTGGTCGTCCTCGCGCTGGTGGGGACGCTGTGGTCGGACGCGTCCTGGGGCGCGCGCTTCTATGCGGTCAATCCGACCGTCAAGCTGCTCGTGCTGCCCGTCCTGCTCTATCATTTCGAGCGCTCGCAGCGCGCGCATTGGGTGATCATCGCCTTCCTGGTGTCCTGCGCGCTGTTGTCGGTGATGTCGTGGCTGGTCGCCTTCTATCCCAACCTCGCGCTCAAGACCGATCCGCCCGAACGCGGCATCTTCGTCAAGAACTACATCGACCAGAGCCAGGAATTCACGCTGTGTGCGGTCGCGCTCGCCTATCCGATCGTGAAGCTGCTGCGCGAGAAGCGGTACTGGTTCGCCGGGCTGCTCACGGCGCTGGCGCTCAGCTTCTTCGTCAACATGGCCTTCGTGGTGGTGTCGCGCACCGCGCTCGTCACCATTCCGATCATGTTCGGCGTGTTCGCGCTGCTTCATCTCAGATGGCGCAGCATTGCGATCGTCGCCGCCGCTCTGCTTGCCGGCGCCGTTCTCGCCTGGCAGACCTCGCCGCATTTGCGCCAGACCGCCGAGAAATTTACCGACGACTATACGCGCTATGCGGAAAGGGGCGAGCCGACTTCGCTGGGTCTGCGGCTCGAATTCTGGCGGAAATCGCTTGGCTTCTTCGCGGAGGCGCCGATCGTGGGGCACGGCACGGGCTCGACGCGCGGCTTGTTCGAGCGCGTCGCGACTCCCGGTGGGCGCTACCAGGCGTCCGCCGAGGTGATCGGCAATCCGCATAACCAGACGCTGAACGTCGCCGTGCAATGGGGCGTCATCGGCGTCGCCGTCCTCTACGCGATCTGGATCCTGCATCTGTTGTTGTTTCGCGGCGACGGGCTTGCCGACTGGATCGGGCTCCTGGTGGTGGTGCAGAACGTCTTCACCTCGCTGTTCAACTCCCATTTGTTCGACTTCCACGAGAGCTGGATGTACGTCCTCGGCGTCGGCGTTGCCGGCGGCATGGTGATCCGGGCGCAGCGGACGGAGGCGAAGGCGGGGAAGCCGGTTCCTGAACCGCCAACGGCCGGCAAGCGCTGACCGGCACGCCCTGACTGGCAAGCCCTGACTGCCAAGCCTTGACTGGCATGTCTTGCCGAGATGGGCTATCAGCGCGAACAGGTTGTATCTAACTGGATTTTCATCGGTCGGCGGATGACGCGTCTTTCGCATCTCACCTTGCGCAATTTCCTGATCGCGCTCCACGACCTGCTGGCGACCACGGCGGCGCTGTTCGCCGCCTTCTATCTGCGATTCGAGGGCGGCGACGGCTTCTTCGATCGCCTGCCGCTGCTGTTCCAGATCCTGCCCTATTTCCTCGCCTTCAGCGTGGTCGTGTTTTTCGTCTTCAACCTGACCACGACGAAATGGCGCTTCATCTCGCTGCCGGACGCGCTGAACATCATTCGCGTCGCGACGGTGCTGACGGTCGCGCTTCTCGTGCTTGACTACATCTTCGTCGCGCCCAACGTCCGCGGTGCCTTCTTTCTCGGCAAGGTGACGATCGTCCTCTACTGGTTCCTCGAAATCTCCTTCCTCAGCGCAGCGCGTATGGCCTACCGCTATTTCCGTTATACGCGGGTGCGGCGGCATGCGAGGACCGATGATGCTGCGCCGACCCTGCTGATCGGCCGCGCCGCCGATGCAGAGGTGCTGCTGCGCGGGATCGAGAGCGGGGCGATCAAGCGCATCTGGCCGGTCGGCCTGCTGTCGCCGTCGGGCTCCGACCGCGGCCAGTTCATCCGCAACGTGCCCGTGCTGGGCGGCATAGACGACGTCGAGGACGTCATCGCGGACTTCGCCAAGCGCAACAAGAAGATCGCGCGCCTCGTGATGACGCCATCGGCGTTCGAGCCGGAGGCGCATCCGGAATCGGTCCTGATGCGGGCGCGCAGATTAGGCGTGATCGTGAGCCGCATGCCCTCGCTCGAGAGCGGGGATACGCCGCGGCTCACGGCGGTCGCGGTCGAGGACCTCCTGCTGCGGCCGAGCGAGACGATCGACTATGCGCGTCTCGAAGCCCTGATCAGGGGCAAGGCGGTGATCGTCACCGGCGGCGGCGGCTCGATCGGTTCGGAGATCTGCGAGCGCGTCGTCGCCTTCGGCGCCGCGCGTCTGCTGATTGTGGAGAATTCCGAGCCGGCGCTCTACGCCGTCACCGAAGTGCTCGCCGCGCAAGGCACGGCGGCCGAGATCGAGGGCCGCATCGCCGACATCCGCGACCGCGAGCGCATCCTGCGCCTGATGGCCGAGTTCAAGCCGGACATCGTATTCCATGCCGCGGCGCTCAAGCACGTGCCGATCCTCGAGCGCGACTGGAGCGAGGGCGTCAAGACCAACATCTTCGGCTCCATCAACGTCGCGGATGCGGCGCACGCCGCCGGGGCCGAGGCCATGGTGATGATCTCGACCGACAAGGCGATCGAGCCGGTGTCGATGCTCGGCCTGACCAAGCGCTTCGCGGAAATGTACTGCCAGGCGCTGGATCGCGACCTCGCAACCGGAGGGCGCGACGCCAAACCGCCGATGCGGCTGATCTCGGTCCGGTTCGGCAATGTGCTGGCCTCGAACGGTTCGGTGGTGCCGAAGTTCAAGGCGCAGATCGAGGCCGGCGGCCCCGTGACGGTGACGCATCCGGACATGGTCCGCTATTTCATGACCATCCGCGAGGCCTGCGATCTCGTCATCACGGCGGCGACCCACGCGCTCGGCAGTGCGCATTCGGACGTCTCTGTGTACGTGCTCAACATGGGCCAGCCGGTCAAGATCGTCGATCTTGCCGAACGCATGATCCGCCTGTCCGGCCTGCAACCCGGCTATGACATCGAGATCGTGTTCACCGGCATGCGGCCGGGCGAGCGCCTGCACGAGATCCTGTTCGCCTCCGAGGAGCCGACCCGCGAGATCGGCGTCGCCGGCATCATGGCCGCGCAGCCGAACGAGCCGCCGATGCAGACGCTGCGCAAATGGATTGCGGCGCTCGAACAGGCGATCGTGCGCGACGATCGCGCCACCATCAAGACGATCCTGAAGGATGCCGTTCCCGAGTTCGGGTCGACCGCGGCCTGACCATGCAACCTCGGGGCAAGATCGTCGTCGCGAGCCAGCATTACCCGCCTGACCCGAGCACGACGGCGGCGATCATGGCGGAGATCGCCTGTCGTCTCGCCGAGGACCACGAGGTCGTCGTGTTGTCGGGCTCGCAAGGCGCGCTGCCGGCCGTGCAGACCGGCCCGGGCAAGCCGCGCGTCGTCGCCATCAAGAACCGGATGGCGGGCAAGGCGGCGCTGGTGCGGCGCGGCCTGTCCGAGCTGCGGTTCGCGGCGCGCACGTTCTTCGCGCTGGTCCGCGAGCTTAAGGCAGGCGATGTCGTGCTCACCGTTACCGCGCCCTTCACGCTGCCTTACGCGGTCGCCGCGGCGGCTAGGGTCAAGGGCGCGCGGTCGGCGCTGATCATGCACGACCTCTTCCCCGACGTGCTGGTGATGGCGGGCCTGCTCAAGCCCGGCTCGTTCGTGACGCGGACGATGCGCGCCGCCAACAGCCTGATGTTTCGCGCGCTCAATGCCGTCATCACCATCGGCCGCGATGCCGAGCGCCCGCTGCTGAGCTATTCCGGCATGAGGCGCAACAAGATCCGCTTCATCCCGAACTGGGCGACGCTGGTGCCTGGGGCGCGCCCGCTGTTACCGGACAATCGGTTCCGCAAGGCTACGCCAGCGCGCTTCATCGTCGGACTATCAGGCAATCTCGGCTTCACCCATGATCCCGAGATCGTGTTCGAGGCGGCGCGCCTCCTGAAGGACGAGGCCGACATTCACTTCCTGCTGTCGGGCTGGGGCATCGGTTTCGAGCGGCTGAAGCAGTTGCAGGCTGAGGCGAACCTGCCGAATGTCTCCTTCGTGGCGCGCGTTGCGGATTCCGAGCTCGAGGCGTTTCTGGCGTCAGCCAATCTCTGGATCATTCCGTACCGGAAGGACGTTGCAGGGGTGTCGGTGCCGAGCCGGTTCTACAATCTGCTGGCGGTCGGCCGTCCCGTGGTGCTGGTCTCCGAGCCGGAGGCCGAGGCCGCGTTGACGGTGGTCGAGAACGGGCTCGGTTGGGTCGTGACGCCGGGCCGCGCCGACCGGCTCGCTGAGGTGATCCGCGCGGCGTCCCGTTCCGATAGCGGCGCGATGGCGGAGCGCGCGGTGCAGGCGGCATCGCGCTTCGACCGGACCATTGCGATGAACGCCTATGCCGGCCTGATCGACGAATTGTTGCGCAACCCGGACCTTGCGGAGCAACGATGAGCGAGAAGAAACCAGTCGTGCTGGTGACGGGAGCGAGCGGCTTCGTCGGCCGTCACGTCGCCCCCGCGCTGGCACGCGAGGGCTGGTCGGTCCGCCGTGCGGTCCGCAGCCCTGATGGCGTCGACGACGAGGTTGTGATCGAAACGATCGGTCCGGAGACCGATTGGCGGGAAGCGCTCGACGGTGTCGACGCCGTCGTCCATCTCGCCGCGCGCGTGCATCACAAGCACGAGGAGCATGCGGACGAGATCTACCGCAACGTCAATATCGCCGGCACGCTGCATTTGGCGCGCTGTGCAGCGGCGGCCGGCGTGCGCCAGTTCATCTTCGTCAGTACCGTTCTCGTGCATGGCCGCAGCAATGAGGGACGCGCACCGTTCAGCGAGGACGACGTCCTGACGCCGCGCGGCCTGTACGGCATGTCCAAGGCCGCGGCCGAGGACGGCCTGAGGACGCTGGCGCGGGACAAGGACATGAATATCTCCGTGATCAGGCCACCGCTGGTCTATGGTGCGGGTGCCAAGGGCAATTTCGCGCTGCTCACGCGCGCGGTGGACCGGGGGCTGCCGCTGCCCTTCGCCGCGATCCGCAATCACCGCGCCTTCCTCGCCGTGCAGAACCTGTCGTCGTTCATCCTGCACCGGCTCAGCCATCCCGACCCCGCGAGCAATTTCGAGACCTTCCTGGTGGCCGACCGGGAGCAGGTCTCGACACCCGAATTCATCGAGCGCCTGGCGAGAGCATCCGGCAAGAGCCCGCGGCTGTTCGGCATATCGCCGACCCTGCTCGGCACGCTCCTCCGCGTAACCGGCCGGCAGGATACGCGTGACAGCCTGATTGGCTCGCTCGAGCTCGACATCTCGAAGGCGATTGCGACCGGCTGGCAGCCGCAGGTCTCGCTCGACGAGGGGCTGCGGCTCGCGCTGTCGGCTCAGGAGAGTTGAGGGCGGGCGAAGCGCCGCAGCACGCAAGCGACCGCGATCGCGCCTGCGAGCAGGGCGAGGAGCGTGATCGCCATCGATCCGGCGCGAACGGTGACGATGGCGAGCAGGGCCAGCACGAGATTGAGCGCGAACACTTCGCCTGTTACCTGCGGGACCGTGAACCCGTTGTCGGTCGCACGCTGATAGAAATGCGAGCGATGCGCCGACCAGAACTGTTCACGGCGCGCGATGCGGCGAAACAGCGTGATGGTGGAATCCGCGAGATAATAGCCGGGCAGCAGCAGCGCCGCGACGGGTTGCCCGTGCCAGGCGAGCTCCAGCAGGCACCAGCCGAGCAGAAGGCCGATCGGCAGGCTGCCGACATCGCCGAGGAACACTCTTGCGACCGGCCTGTTGAACGGCGCGAAGCCGAGTATGGCGCCGCACAGGGCCGTCGCGAGCAGGCTCGTGGACGCAGACAGGTTGCCGAACCATCCGAGCAGTCCGAGCGCGGCGGTCGTCGGCACCACTTCGGACACCGTCATCAGGTCGAGACCGTCCATGAAATTGACGAGGTTCACGAACCAGACGCCGGCGATGACGATGAGGACACGTTCAAGGGCGAGCGGCAGGGCGGGCACGATCCGCAGCGTCTCCGGTGCCGCGTAGACGATGGTGATCACGGCAGCAGCTTGCAGCAGGAGCCGTACGACGACTGGCAGGGGCCGGATGTCATCGACAAGCCCGACCAGAGCGATCAGCACGGCGGAGCCGATCAAGGGCAGGGGAATCGCGCCATGCGCCCAGGCGGCCCAGGGTGCAGCGACCAGCAGGGTCGCTGCGACGACTGCGATACCCGCGCCCTGTGGCGTCGGAATGCGATGCGAGGACCGCGCATTCGGCCGCGCCAGCGCATAACGTTGCAGCAGCGGCATGCTCAGCCAGGTGATGCAGGCGGAGATCAGTGCAGCCAGCACGGCTGGCGCGAGCGCGAACAGCACCAGTCCGGCCGCAAGGTCCGCACCTGCGGCGAAAATCGTCACTCCGGCACTCCGAGCGGGGCCGATCCTTGCGCGGCTTTCTCGGCGCTGAGGATCCAGACCAGGCCGCCGATCGCGCCGACAATGAAGTACACGGCGCCGAACAGCAGCGAGATGTTGACGCCCTCGTTCGCGGCTAGCCCCGCGAAGCCGAATGCCAGGCCCATCGTGGCTTCACGCACGCCCCAGCCCGCGATCGAGATCGGCATCAAGGTGATCAGCATCACCGGCGGGACGAGCAGGAATATCTGGCCGAAGCCGATCGGTGCCGCGATCGACTGCACCACGCACCAGGCGATGACGACGGCGAGCACGTGAACGAGGATCGACAGGATCGCGATGATCGGGCCACGGGAGCGGCTGAAGATCACGCGGTTGGCGATCACGGCACAGGCGTGGATGTGATGCGTCCCCCACCAGGTCTTCAGCCAGCGCCATTTCAGCGCGCCGAAGATCAGGAAGCCGACGCCGCCCGCGAGCGCCGCGAGGTCGACGAGCAGCAGCGCCGAGCGCCCGTGCGGATCGGTGATGAGGCTGTAGCTCCAGGGCAGGCTCGCGACGATGAGGACCGCGAGCGCAATGAGGCCGATCGCGCGATCGACGAAGATCGAGTAGGTGGCGGCGCGCCAGCCGGCGCCGGCGCGCGCGACCAACCACAGCCGGACCGCGTCGCCGCCGATCGCGGACGGCAGCGTCTGGTTGAAAAAGGCGCCGATCACGTTGTAGCGCATGGCGCGGCGGAGCTCGAGCGGCGCGCCGCATTCGGCGCTGATCTCGCGCCAGCGCAGCACGCCGACGAAGATTTGCAGGAACGTGACCGCGATTGCCACGCCGATCCAGACCAGGCTGGTCACCGTGAAGCGCGAAAACAGTTCGGACAGGTCCACCTTACGCAGCGCCAGATAGAGCAGCGCCGCGGAAATCAGGATCTTGGCCGCAGAAAGCAGGATTCGGCGCATCTCGCCCGTATACAGGGTTTGCGAAGATTGGAGGCAACCCGACGCGAGGCGCCGAATTCGGCCGCTTTGGTATGGTTTTGGCGCCGATCTTGCAATAGCCGTTATGAATGCCGTTATGAATGCCGTTATGAAAGGGCCTCATTACGAGCGCTGGGCTATTGCGACCCCGGCAACGCCGCGGCTAAACAGGCGCTGCGGGCGGGGTATCCCTTGGGAACAGGATGACGGATCAGGCGATTTTGGTCACGGGCGCTGCCGGCTTCATCGGCTTCCACGTCGCCCGGCAACTGCTGAGCGAAGGCCGGTCCGTCGTCGGGCTCGACAATCTCAACACCTATTACGATCCGGCGCTGAAGCGGGCGCGGCTTGCGCTGCTGCGGAACGAATCCCCCTTTTCCTTCGTCGAGGCCGACCTCGCCGACCGCGAGACCATCGCGGCGCTGTTTGCGCGACATCGTTTTACAGAGGTCGTGCATCTCGCGGCCCAGGCCGGCGTGCGCTACTCGATCGCGCAACCGCACGCTTACGCCGATTCCAATCTCCAGGGCTTTCTCAATGTGCTCGAGGGCTGCCGCCACAATGGCTGCCATCATCTCGTCTACGCCTCGTCATCGTCCGTTTATGGCGCCAACACAAAACTGCCATTTGCGGTTGCGGACCGCACCGATCATCCGGTGAGCCTCTACGCCGCGACCAAGAAGGCGAACGAACTGATGGCGCAGTCCTACAGCCATCTCTACCGTCTGCCGGTCACCGGCCTGCGCTTCTTTACCATTTACGGGCCGTGGGGACGGCCTGATATGGCCATGTTTCTCTTTGCAGATGCCATCATGGCCGATAGGCCGATCCGGCTCTTTAACCATGGCCGGATGCGTCGCGACTTCACCTATATTGATGACGTGACCCATGTAGTATCCAAGCTGATCGATCTTGTTCCCGCGGACGATCCGGCTGCCGCAAATGCGCCGTCAAAGGTCTACAATGTCGGCAATCACCACCCGGAAGAGCTGATGCACGTCGTCGGACTTCTGGAGCAGGAGCTGGGCCGGACGGCGATCAAAGAATTGCTGCCGATGCAGCCGGGAGACGTGTTGGAAACGTTCGCGGATGTCGAGGACCTGATGCGCGATACCGGCTTTGCTCCGTCAACGCCGATCGAGCATGGGGTCCGTAACTTTGTCACCTGGTATCGGGACTACTTCAAGGTTTGAGATGACGATGGACAAACGCATTATCCCCCTGATCATGTGCGGCGGTGCCGGCACGCGCCTGTGGCCGGCTTCGCGCGAGGTACGCCCCAAGCAATTCCTGCCGTTGTTCGGCACGCGCTCCACCTTCCAGGACACGCTGCTGCGCGTCTCCGATCCCTCGCTGTTCGACCGGCCGATCGTCATCACCAATGCGTCCTATCGCTTCATGGTGCTGGAGCAGCTCGCCGAGATCGGTGTCGAGGCCGACGTGCTCCTCGAGCCGATGCGTCGCGATTCCGGACCTGCGATCGCCGCCGGCGCGGTGTTCGCGCAGAACCGCGCCAATGAGGCGATCGTGCTCGCGCTCGCCGCCGACCACGTGGTGCGGGACAATGCCGCCTTCGTCGCCGCGTGCCGCGAAGGCCTTGCGGCCGCGAATGCCGGACGCATCGTCACCTTCGGCGTCAAGCCGGAGCGGCCCGCGACCGAATACGGCTATATCAACCCGGGCGAGGCGATCACCGGCGAGGTGCACGCGGTCGCCCGCTTCGTCGAGAAGCCGGACGCGGTGAAGGCATCCGACTACGTCAATTCGGGCTATCTCTGGAACAGCGGCAACTTCATGTTCCCGGCCGCGGTCCTGCTCGACGAATACCGCAGGGTCGATGCGGCCAGCGTGGAGGCGATCGCCAATGCGGTCAACAATGCCGGCCGCGATCTCGGCTTCGTCACGCTGGAGCCGCAGGCCTTCGGCGCGGCGAAGGCGATCTCGATCGACTATGCCGTGATGGAAAAGACCTCGCGCGCCGCCGTCGTGCCGGTGTCCTGCGGCTGGTCCGACGTCGGCTCCTGGCTCGCGGTGTGGGAGTTGTCGGAGAAGGATGCGCAAGGCAACGCGTCACACGGCACCGCGGTGTTCGAAGACTCCCGCAACTGCAACGTCACCACCGATTCCGCGCTGGTTGCGCTCGAAGGCGTCGACGATCTCGTCGTGGTCGCCACCGCAGATGCGGTGCTGGTCTCGCGCCAGAAGGATGCCAACGGGCTGAAGCGTCTCGTGACCAAGCTGAAGGCGGTCGCACCCAAGGTCACCGAGGAGCATCTCAAGGTGCACCGGCCCTGGGGCAGCTATCAGTCCGTCGATAACGGCGAGCGCCACCAGGTCAAGCGCATCGTGGTGAAGCCCGGCGGACGGCTGTCGCTTCAGAAGCATCACCATCGTGCCGAGCACTGGATCGTGGTGCGGGGCACGGCACAGGTGACCGTCAACGAGACCGTGAAAGCGGTGCACGAGAACGAGTCGATCTACATTCCGATGGGCGCCGTTCACCGGATGGAGAACCCCGGCAAGATCATGCTGGAACTGATCGAGGTCCAGACTGGAAGCTATCTCGGGGAAGACGACATTATCCGGATTGAAGACGACTACCAAAGGTCGTAACCAGCGAACTCCGAATCACGCGACCCGGGCCGGAAGTGCGGTATCTTTTTCGGCTTAAGGCCCGGGGAACGTGTAACTTTTTGAATCAAATCGTGTCCGGGTTACTAGCTCCGCATTCGCCACAAATGTGGCGTCCGTGCTAGGAGAGCACCGGGGATTTGGGTTGAATCGGGGTTCCATCAGATGAGTTCCAAAGGGTCTGCACCGGCAAAGGCCGGCCTGCGCGTCGGCGTCATTGGCGCGGGCGTGATGGGCAGCAACCATGCGCGCGTGCTCGCGGGTCTTCCCGGCGTCAGCCTGGTCGGCATCGTCGATCCCTCGCCGGCGCACCGGACGCGCACCACCGAGCTTGCGAGCTGCCAGGGGTTTGAGACGCTCGACCAGCTTCTCGCCGAAGGCGTCGATGCCGTCACCATTGCGGCGCCGACCCATCTGCATCACGAGATCGCGCTCGCCTGCATCGCCAAGAACGTCCACGTGCTGGTCGAGAAGCCGATCGCATCCACGGTCGAAGAGGGCCGCGAGATCGTCGCCGCCGCGCAAAAGGCCGGCGTCACACTGATGATCGGGCACGTCGAGCGCTTCAATCCGGCCGTCGCCGCCGTCAAGCAGGCGATTGCGGGCGAGGACATCCTGTCGATCGCGATCACGCGCGTCGGCCCGTTCCCGCCGCGCATGTCCAATGTCGGCGTCGTCATCGACCTCGCCGTGCACGACATCGACCTGATCCGCTGGTTCACCGAGTCCGACATCGTCGAGGTGCAGCCGCAATTGTCGAGCGCGGTCGCCGAGCGCGAGGACATCGCGCTCTTGCAGTTCCGCACCGCGAACGGCGTGCTCGCCCACATCAACACCAACTGGCTGACGCCGTTCAAGGCGCGCAGCGTCACGGTCGCGACGCGCGGCAAATACGTGATGGGCGATCTCCTGACGCGCCAAGTCACCGAATGCTTCGGCTTCAAGCCCGATGGCAGCTATTCGATGCGGCATCTGCCCGTCGGTCATGACGAGCCGCTCCGTGCCGAGCTGATCGCGTTCCTCAAGGCCGTGCGCAACGGCGAGACGCCGGCGGTCACGGGCGATGAAGGCGTCGCCAGCCTCGAAATCGCGACGCGGTGTCTCGAAACGCCGTCGCGGCCCGCCGCCACGGCGGCTGCCCGCAAGGGCCCGCGCCGCGTCGCCGGCTGATCCTTTTCCATGTCGACGACTCAAGAAGGCGCCAAGAACCAGACCATGAACCAGCATCTGCGTTCCGATCCCATTCCCTTCATCGATGTCGGCTCGCAGCGCCGCCGGCTCGGCGCCTCGCTCGACGCGGCGGTGAAGCGCGTGCTCGACCATTGCCAGTTCGTCAACGGCCCCGAGGTCTTCGAGCTCGAGAAGCAGCTTGCGGCCTATTCTGGCGCCAAGCACGTCATCGGCTGCGCCAGCGGCACCGACGCGATCCTGATGGTGATGATGGCGAAGAATGTCGGACCCGGCGATGCCGTGCTGTGTCCGTCCTTCACCTTCATCGCGACCGCTTCGCCGGTGGCGCGGACCGGCGCGACGCCGGTTTATGTCGACGTCGACGAAGCCACCTTCAACA
This genomic stretch from Bradyrhizobium sp. CCGB12 harbors:
- a CDS encoding SDR family NAD(P)-dependent oxidoreductase — encoded protein: MTRLSHLTLRNFLIALHDLLATTAALFAAFYLRFEGGDGFFDRLPLLFQILPYFLAFSVVVFFVFNLTTTKWRFISLPDALNIIRVATVLTVALLVLDYIFVAPNVRGAFFLGKVTIVLYWFLEISFLSAARMAYRYFRYTRVRRHARTDDAAPTLLIGRAADAEVLLRGIESGAIKRIWPVGLLSPSGSDRGQFIRNVPVLGGIDDVEDVIADFAKRNKKIARLVMTPSAFEPEAHPESVLMRARRLGVIVSRMPSLESGDTPRLTAVAVEDLLLRPSETIDYARLEALIRGKAVIVTGGGGSIGSEICERVVAFGAARLLIVENSEPALYAVTEVLAAQGTAAEIEGRIADIRDRERILRLMAEFKPDIVFHAAALKHVPILERDWSEGVKTNIFGSINVADAAHAAGAEAMVMISTDKAIEPVSMLGLTKRFAEMYCQALDRDLATGGRDAKPPMRLISVRFGNVLASNGSVVPKFKAQIEAGGPVTVTHPDMVRYFMTIREACDLVITAATHALGSAHSDVSVYVLNMGQPVKIVDLAERMIRLSGLQPGYDIEIVFTGMRPGERLHEILFASEEPTREIGVAGIMAAQPNEPPMQTLRKWIAALEQAIVRDDRATIKTILKDAVPEFGSTAA
- a CDS encoding O-antigen ligase, which produces MTALARQMAGQMLLRRLRSPAAWREAVDIFAVLTAASLPWSTSLAGIFNALLLLCMVPFLDVRAFLQSLKRPICVAPIALVVLALVGTLWSDASWGARFYAVNPTVKLLVLPVLLYHFERSQRAHWVIIAFLVSCALLSVMSWLVAFYPNLALKTDPPERGIFVKNYIDQSQEFTLCAVALAYPIVKLLREKRYWFAGLLTALALSFFVNMAFVVVSRTALVTIPIMFGVFALLHLRWRSIAIVAAALLAGAVLAWQTSPHLRQTAEKFTDDYTRYAERGEPTSLGLRLEFWRKSLGFFAEAPIVGHGTGSTRGLFERVATPGGRYQASAEVIGNPHNQTLNVAVQWGVIGVAVLYAIWILHLLLFRGDGLADWIGLLVVVQNVFTSLFNSHLFDFHESWMYVLGVGVAGGMVIRAQRTEAKAGKPVPEPPTAGKR
- a CDS encoding NAD-dependent epimerase/dehydratase family protein, translating into MSEKKPVVLVTGASGFVGRHVAPALAREGWSVRRAVRSPDGVDDEVVIETIGPETDWREALDGVDAVVHLAARVHHKHEEHADEIYRNVNIAGTLHLARCAAAAGVRQFIFVSTVLVHGRSNEGRAPFSEDDVLTPRGLYGMSKAAAEDGLRTLARDKDMNISVIRPPLVYGAGAKGNFALLTRAVDRGLPLPFAAIRNHRAFLAVQNLSSFILHRLSHPDPASNFETFLVADREQVSTPEFIERLARASGKSPRLFGISPTLLGTLLRVTGRQDTRDSLIGSLELDISKAIATGWQPQVSLDEGLRLALSAQES
- the rfaE1 gene encoding D-glycero-beta-D-manno-heptose-7-phosphate kinase: MPTPILDFDALAHAISGRTVLCIGDIMLDEFVYGEVSRISPEAPAPVISAQRSEIHIGGAGNVARNVAALGARCIFVGLVGEDDPGRRLASALAEHAGIDSVLVCDPSRPTTRKVRFVSEHFSTHMLRADWEQALPASDATETKLIEAILPQIARADIVLLSDYAKGVLTARVTRHTIDAARKLGKPVIVDPKSLNWAIYRGATLLTPNRKEFSEATRSRADTTQSIVDASEDVMRLADCEAILVTLGEHGMTLVPRSGEAVHVPAFPVKVRDVSGAGDTVAAALAVSLAAGADWDTALRMANAAAAVAVGKQGTASVNAAELRRKILPHAYLAAEEKIVLEPDTLDAQLAEWRKQDLRVGFTNGCFDILHPGHVKVLTAARAACDRLIVGLNSDASVRRLKGADRPVQDERARAEVLAALEAVDLVVIFEEDTPIELITRIKPGVLVKGGDYTREQVVGHEVVEAAGGTVVLVDILQGFSTTALVHRARGGGQ
- a CDS encoding glycosyltransferase family 4 protein, producing MQPRGKIVVASQHYPPDPSTTAAIMAEIACRLAEDHEVVVLSGSQGALPAVQTGPGKPRVVAIKNRMAGKAALVRRGLSELRFAARTFFALVRELKAGDVVLTVTAPFTLPYAVAAAARVKGARSALIMHDLFPDVLVMAGLLKPGSFVTRTMRAANSLMFRALNAVITIGRDAERPLLSYSGMRRNKIRFIPNWATLVPGARPLLPDNRFRKATPARFIVGLSGNLGFTHDPEIVFEAARLLKDEADIHFLLSGWGIGFERLKQLQAEANLPNVSFVARVADSELEAFLASANLWIIPYRKDVAGVSVPSRFYNLLAVGRPVVLVSEPEAEAALTVVENGLGWVVTPGRADRLAEVIRAASRSDSGAMAERAVQAASRFDRTIAMNAYAGLIDELLRNPDLAEQR